In the genome of Acidimicrobiia bacterium, the window TCTCGGACCGCCTTTCCGGTGAATTGCGAGCCGACGATGCTCTCGAACCGCCGCTCCGTTCCGATGGCGATCTGGCCCCGGGCGTGTTGGAGGGCGATGCGGGCGGTGACACCGGAGCCGGTGGGGGAGCGGTCGACCTGGCGGTCGGCAAACACGCAAATGTTCGCCGTGGGCGTCTCCGACCAGTCGTCGGCGCCGTCGGTGAGGATCGATCCGTAGAGGAATTCGAGGTCGGGGTCGTCGGGGTGGCTCAGGGGGATGGCTGCCGAGGCGGCAGTGGTCAGCGCCCACGCCGCATCGACCAGGTCGGCGACAGGGCTCTGTCGGACCGCGAGGCCAAACGCCGACGCAGGGGCGAAGGCGTAGAAGGCACCCCCGTAGGCGACGTCGACCGGGATCGTCCCCACGCCGGTGACTTCGAGCGGCACCGCGGAGGCGGCGACGAACGCCGGCACGCTCTCGAACCGGGCGCGGCCGGTCCTCCCGCCGGCTACATCCACCGTTACCCGTACCAATCCCGCCGGCACCTGGAGCGCCACCCGGGTCTCCGGCTCCACGGCCTTCACGATTCCGCGGTCCACGGCCCAGCGCCCGAGCGCAATCGTGGCGTGCCCACACATCGTCGAATAGCCCTCGTTGTGCATGAAGAGCACCGCCAGGTCGGCCTCGGGGTGATCTGGCCGAACCGGAATCACGCCGTACATGTCGGCGTGGCCGCGGGGCTCGAACATGAGGAGGCGCCGCAGATGATCGTGGTTCTCCCGGGCGTCACGCCGTTTCTCCATGATCGTGTCGCCCCCGAGTTCGGGGTACCCGTCGACGACAATCCGCACCGGCTCCCCCCCGGTGTGCATCTCGACGGTGCGGATGGTGGGCGGCATTCGGAGAGTCTATGGAGAGGTCGCCCGGCTGGGCTCCTGCAATGCGCAATGCGCAATGCGCGGCGCATCGGAAGTGACGCAGGCTTCAGGCAACTCTTGCGGGTAGCGGGTAGCGGGAAGCGGGAAGCGAGGCCGCCCTCCGCATTAGCCTCAGAAGCAACCACCTACCGGAGGCGCCGCGTTGCCCAAGAAGATCATCATCGACACTGATCCGGGGCAGGACGACGCCGTTGCCATCCTGCTTGCCCTTGCCTCACCGGATGAGCTCGAGGTGTTGGGGATCACCGCGGTGGCCGGGAATGTTCCGCTGGACCTGACGACGATCAACAGCCTCAAGTGCGTGGAGCTGGCGAATCGCACCGAGGTGCCGGTGTACGCCGGATGCGACCGGCCGATGAAGCGTGACCTGATCACCGCCGAGTACGTGCACGGCAAGACGGGACTGGATGGCGCCGACCTTCCTGATCCGCAGGTCGCACCTGCCGACGGGCACGCGGTCGACTTCATCATCGAGACCGTGATGGCGTCGGAGAAGGGGACGGTCACCCTGTGCCCATTGGGCCCGCTGACGAACATCGGTACCGCACTGGAACGCGAACCGGCCCTCGCCGGCCACCTCGAGGGGATCGTGCTGATGGGCGGCGGGTTCTTCGAGGGGGGGAACACCACTCCTGTTGCCGAGTTCAACATCCTGGTGGACCCCGAGGCGGCCCACATCGTGTTCCATTGCGGCGCGCCGATCACCGTGATGCCGCTCGATGTGACCCACAAGGCGCTCATCCTCGATGAGCATCTCGATCGCTTCGATGCGCTCGGGCCGGTGGGTGCCGCCGTGGCCGGTTGGATGCGCTTCTACGAGCGCTACGACGTCGAGAAGTACGGCATGGAGGGCGGTCCGCTTCACGACCCCTGCGTGATCGCCTACCTGCTGAAGCCCGAGCTGTTCACCGGGAGGAGAATCAACGTGGAAGTCGAGGTGGACTCGGAGCTCACGGTGGGGATGACAGTCGCCGACTGGTGGGGCATGACCAACCGCCACCGCAACGCCACCTGGATGCGCAAGGTAGACGCCGCCGGCTTCTTCGATCTCCTCATAGAGCGGATCGGGAGGCTCTGAGGCCAGCCGGAGGCTGGCCTCGCCTCCAGCCACCAGCCTCCAGCCACCAGCAAG includes:
- a CDS encoding proline racemase family protein, which gives rise to MPPTIRTVEMHTGGEPVRIVVDGYPELGGDTIMEKRRDARENHDHLRRLLMFEPRGHADMYGVIPVRPDHPEADLAVLFMHNEGYSTMCGHATIALGRWAVDRGIVKAVEPETRVALQVPAGLVRVTVDVAGGRTGRARFESVPAFVAASAVPLEVTGVGTIPVDVAYGGAFYAFAPASAFGLAVRQSPVADLVDAAWALTTAASAAIPLSHPDDPDLEFLYGSILTDGADDWSETPTANICVFADRQVDRSPTGSGVTARIALQHARGQIAIGTERRFESIVGSQFTGKAVRETKVGDTSAVIVEVGGMAHYTGESVFTLEEGDDLPAFLVR
- a CDS encoding nucleoside hydrolase translates to MPKKIIIDTDPGQDDAVAILLALASPDELEVLGITAVAGNVPLDLTTINSLKCVELANRTEVPVYAGCDRPMKRDLITAEYVHGKTGLDGADLPDPQVAPADGHAVDFIIETVMASEKGTVTLCPLGPLTNIGTALEREPALAGHLEGIVLMGGGFFEGGNTTPVAEFNILVDPEAAHIVFHCGAPITVMPLDVTHKALILDEHLDRFDALGPVGAAVAGWMRFYERYDVEKYGMEGGPLHDPCVIAYLLKPELFTGRRINVEVEVDSELTVGMTVADWWGMTNRHRNATWMRKVDAAGFFDLLIERIGRL